From the genome of Pseudomonas sp. WJP1:
AGCTCGGCCTGCTTGTCGCGCAGGGTCAGGTCCAGGGCCGGGGCGAAGCCGGAGATGGCGTCCAGCACTTCTTCAACGCTTGGCTTGGTCGACAAAGGCTTGCCGATCAGTACCGCGATTTCCGCTTCGTAATGCACCGAGCCACGCTCGGTCGGAATGCTGAAACCGCCTTCCAGCGGCACCACACAACTGCCCGGCTTGATGAACAGCAGCGGCTCGGTCGGTACCGGGTTGTCCAGTTCCTTGGCGTGTTCGGCGTAGTTACGGCCGATGCACACCACTTTCCCCAGCGGGAAGTGAATACGCGTACCGTCGACATACTGGTGCTGATAGCTCATGGACCGACTCCTGGTTCGTAGCTCTTAAAGTCAAACAGCGAAAATCTTGCCCGGGTTCATGATCCCGTTCGGATCGAACACCGCCTTGACCGCTTTCATGTACTCGATCTCGACCGGGGAACGGCTGTAGGTCAGGTAATCACGTTTGGTCATGCCCACGCCGTGTTCGGCGGAAATCGAGCCGTTGTACTTCTCGACGGTTTCGAACACCCACTTGTTCACGGTGGCGCACTTGGCGAAGAACTCGTCCTTGCTCAGGTTTTCCGGCTTGAGGATGTTCAGGTGCAGGTTGCCGTCGCCGATGTGGCCAAACCAGACGATTTCGAAGTCCGGGTAGTGTTCGCCGACGATCGCGTCGATTTCCTTGAGGAACGCCGGGACTTTCGACACGGTTACCGAAATGTCGTTTTTGTACGGCGTCCAGTGGGAAATGGTTTCGGAGATGTATTCGCGCAGTTTCCACAGGTTCTGCAGCTGGGTTTCGCTCTGGCTCATCACGCCGTCCAGGACCCAGCCCTGCTCGACACAGTGCTCAAAGGTTTCCAGGGCGTGGTTGGCCACTTCTTCAGTGGTCGCTTCGAATTCCAGCAGCGCGTAGAACGGGCAATCGGTTTCGAATGGCGCCGGCACGTCACCACGGCCCATGACCTTGGCCAGGGCTTTGTCGGAGAAGAACTCGAAAGCGGTCAGGTCGAGCTTGCTCTGGAAGGCATGCAGCACCGGCATGATCGAGTCGAAATCGGTGGTGCCGAGGACCATGGCGGTGAGGTTTTTCGGTGCGCGATCCAGGCGCATGGTCGCTTCGACCACGAAACCGAGGGTGCCTTCGGCGCCGATGAACAGCTGACGCATGTCGTAGCCGGTGGCGTTCTTGATCAAGTCGCGGTTCAGTTCCAGCACGTCGCCCTTGCCGGTGACGACTTTCATGCCGGCCACCCAGTTACGGGTCATGCCGTAGCGAATCACCTTGATCCCGCCGGCATTGGTGCCGATATTGCCGCCAATCTGGCTCGAACCTGCCGAAGCGAAATCCACTGGGTAGTACAGGCCCTTTTCTTCGGCCACGTTCTGCAGATGCTCGGTGACCACGCCCGGCTGGCAAACGGCGGTGCGGTCGGTCAGGTTCACGTCGAGGATCTGGTTCATGTAGTCGAAGGACACGACTACTTCGCCATTGGCCGCCACAGCCGCGGCGGAAAGGCCGGTGCGGCCGCCGGAAGGCACCAGCGCCACCTTGTGTTTATTGGCCCACAGGACAATGGCCTGGACCTGCTCGGTGGTCTTGGGGAACACGATGGCGGTCGGGGCCGGGGCGAAATGCTTGGTCCAATCCTTACCGTAAGCATTCAGGGAGTCGGCATCGGTCAGCACCTTGCCAGGCTCAACCAGGGTCTTCAGCTCATCAATCAGGGCAGGATTGGTCATCGACAGAACTCTCGAACAATTCATGGTCATCCTGAGAACGCTTCACGTCGCAGGAATGAGTGTTTAGCGGGGTGCATATGCTAGCATACCGACCCCGCAGGGTAGTGCCCAAAGGCTGTTCTGCGGTGACGGCATTCTTGCCGTCCGGGTCAGCATCTGTTGACCATTTCCTGCCAATTTTCTCCGGGATACAGGTTTACGCAGATGAGCAAGACTTCTCTCGATAAGAGCAAGATCAAGTTCCTTCTTCTCGAAGGCGTCCACCAATCGGCTGTCGACGTCCTCAAGGCGGCGGGCTACACCAGCATCGAGTACCTCACAGGTTCTCTGCCGGAAGCCCAGCTAAAGGAAAAGATCGCTGATGCTCACTTCATCGGCATTCGCTCGCGCACTCAACTGACCGAAGAGATCTTCGATCACGCGAAGAAGCTCGTGGCTGTAGGGTGTTTCTGCATCGGCACCAACCAGGTCGACCTGAGTGCCGCCCGTGAACGCGGTATCGCCGTGTTCAACGCGCCGTACTCCAACACCCGCTCCGTTGCCGAGCTGGTGCTGGCCGAAGCGATCCTGTTGCTGCGCGGTATCCCTGAGAAGAACGCTTCCTGCCACCGTGGCGGCTGGATCAAGAGCGCGGCGAACTCCTTCGAGATCCGCGGCAAGAAGCTGGGCATCGTCGGCTACGGCTCGATCGGCACTCAACTGTCGGTCCTGGCCGAAGGCCTGGGGATGCAGGTGTACTTCTACGACACCGTGACCAAGCTGCCACTGGGTAACGCCACCCAGGTCGGCAACCTGCACGAGCTGCTGGGCATGTCCGACATCGTCACCCTGCACGTACCGGAAACCGCTGCCACCCAGTGGATGATCGGCGAGAAGGAAATCCGCGCCATCAAGAAGGGCGGCATCCTGATCAACGCCGCACGCGGCACCGTGGTCGAGCTGGACGCCCTGGCGGATGCGATCAAGGACAAGCACCTGATCGGCGCGGCCATCGACGTGTTCCCGGTGGAGCCACGCTCCAACGACGAAGAGTTCGAAAGCCCGCTGCGTGGCCTGGACAACGTGATCCTGACCCCGCACATCGGTGGTTCCACCGCTGAGGCGCAGGCCAACATCGGCCTGGAAGTAGCGGAAAAGCTGGTCAAGTACAGCGACAACGGTACTTCGGTATCGTCCGTCAACTTCCCGGAAGTGGCACTGCCGGCTCACCCTGGCAAGCACCGCCTGCTGCACATCCACGAGAACATCCCGGGTGTGATGAGCGAGATCAACAAGGTCTTCGCCGAAAACGGCATCAACATTTCCGGTCAGTTCCTGCAGACCAACGAGAAAGTCGGCTACGTGGTGATCGACGTAGATGCCGAATACTCGGACCTGGCGCAGCAGAAGCTGCAACACGTCAAGGGCACCATTCGTAGCCGTGTGTTGTTCTAACAGCATCGAGTGGTTGTAAAAAAGGGAGCCCCTCGCAGGGGCTCCCTTTTTTTATTTAACGTTGACCGTGATTTTCTCGGAAACAATCGGTGGATCGAACACCGTGTGATTTTTGTCGCCCAGAATCAGTTGTAGCGTGTGCTTACCCGGTGTCAGTGTGACTTCAGCCTGGGTTTGTGCCTTGCCGAAGTGCACGTGATTGGCATCGACCGGGATCGTCTGCCCGGCGGCGGGCAACTCGTCAACGTCGATCAGCAAATGATGATGCCCAGTATTCTTGGTGGCATCCCCCGCCGGCGCCAACGCAATATTCTCGACAGCGAATTTGACAACAAAGGTCTGCGGAACCGTGCCACCGTCCTTGGGAGAAACGATGGACACTTCAGCGCCCTGGGGTGCCGGTGTAGCCGCACTGGCCAGCACCGAAACGCCCATCAGCAGGCCAGCCAAAGCAGCACGTGACATAAAGGTTTTCATTCTCTTCTCCAGTTTTTCCGTAAAATCCGCGTGACCATCACAACTTCATGGTCAATCGTTGTCGAAGGCACTCGACAACCATAGCAAAGCGAGCCTGAATCAGAGCATCGCGATAATGATTTCAAAGGAGTGACCATGCGTTTTCTGCCTGGCCTGATCTGCCTGCTACCCCTTTTGAGCCCGCTGGCTCATGCCGAACTGATTGACGACGTGAACGATCGCGGCGAGTTGCGCATTGCCCTTGAGGCTAATAACCCCCCCTTCAGTTTCAAGGAGGATGGCAGGCTCACGGGCTTCGAAGTCGAGTTGGGTCAACTGCTGGCCAACGAACTGGAGGTGCGTGCCGACTTTGTGGTTACCGATTCCAGTGATCTGCTGACCGGCGTGGAAAGTGGCAAATACGACATTGCCATCAACCACATTGCACAGACCCCGGCGCTCGCGGATCGTTTCGACTTCAGCGAACCTTATGTGCAAACCCAAGCGAAATTGATCGCACAGAAAGAAGAACCGCGCTCGATGTTGCTGGTGCAGTCGTTGACAGAACAAAAGCCGAAAGCCCCCCAGGCGGTGAACTTGTCGATTCCGTTCCAGAAGGGCAACCCGGCATTTCACGCCAGCCTGGAAAGCGCGTTGCAACGGATCAAGGCGGATGGGCGCCTGGAGGCGCTGGAGCAGAAGTGGCTGGGGCCGGATGCCAAGCCCTGAAGCCATGTGATACCCCTGTAGGAGTGAGCCTGCTCGCGATGGCGGTCTGACATTCAAGATCAATATTGAATGGACTGGCCTCATCGCGAGCAGGCTCACTCCTACAGTTGATTTGTGTTGAAGGTCAGTCTTGTGCCGTCAATGCCTGCGCCGCTTCAGCCAACTCAAGCTCACTGAAGACTTGCACCCCATGGCGCCTGAGCAGCGCCGCTGTCACGCCCTCGCCACTGACCTTCACCCCGCTAAACGTCCCGTCATAGGTCAGCAGGTTGCCGCACGACGGGCTGTTGGCCTTGAGCACAGCAACGCGGATGCCGTGCTGCTGCACCAGTTCAAGAGCTTGATAAGCCCCCGACAGAAACTGCGCACTGACATCCTCGCCTTCGGTGGTGATCACCGCGGCCTGGCCATCGAGCACTGCACCGCCCTGCCCGCCGGGAATTTCCGCCGCCGCCCGTGGCGTCGGCAGGCCACCGGCAACTTCCGGACACAACGGCACGACCCGACCTTCGTCGATCCACCGCTGCAACTGATCGAAAGGCCCGCTGGCCCCGCCGTCATAACGTACGCGGTGGCCCAGCAGGCAGCGGCTTACCAGTATCTTTTGCATGATCAGAACGGCTCGTTGCCTCGACGCCGGAACCAGCCGGTCAACGACAGGCGCTCACGGCTCGCAGGCAGGACTTCATGGGGGACCTCCCCCGACAGGAACACCACCAGGCATCCGCCGACGGGTACCACATCGTATTGCGCGCCTTCATCCAGGTACATACGCAACTGACCGCCCTGCTCCGGCTGCCAGTCGTCATTGAGGTAGACCACCGCCGATACCATGCGCCGGTCGTCGTCACGAAAGCGGTCGACATGCTTGAGGTAGAAAGCGCCGGGCGGGTACATCGCGAAATGGCTCTCGAAATCCTCCAGCCCCAGGAACAGGCCACGGTTCAGCGCCTCGCGCAGGCTGTCCATCAACGCCAGATAGCTGTCGCAGACCTCGGCCTGGCCGGGCTCGATCCACTGGATATGATCGCCGCGAATCCCCTCGCGTATCTCCGACGACGGCCCTCGACCCACGGCAGCCGGGGCCAGCTCACCTTCGGCCGCACGTTTACGGCACTCGGCCGCCAGCGCTCGGGTCAGATCCTGAGAAAGGAAAATATTCTGCTGCGACCAACCGCTGGTGGCCAGGTCGTCGACGATTTGTAACAGCTGCGGGTGATCAGAAGGTATTTGCATGGCGCGCATAGTATTCCTGCGCCTGAAAATCCGACAGAGCCATGCAGCGGGTTGATACGAATTCTCGACAAGACTGTATGCCACACGGAGAATAGTCGCCTGCTGACAGGAGTCCCTATGCGCCGTTTGCTTTTCTCCCTGCTGATGCTCTGTGTTATGCCCGCCTGGGCAGACGGCCACGACCAACTGTACAAGGTCGCCGGCTGGCCAGAACAACGCGCGCATTTCAACGACGCCCTCTCGGCCGCTCAACAGCGCTACCAAAGCAGCCTGCCACCGGCGGTTTTCCAGGCGCTGGTCGACAACAGCAACCAGCGTTTCGCCCCCAAGGCCGTGGACCAGCGTGCCGAAGCGCAGCTGCGCAAGAACCTCGCCGATCCGAAACCGGCGCTGGCGTTCTTTCAATCGCCACTGGGCAAGAAAATCGTCGCCGCCGAATTACTCGCGACCCGCCGCGATCAACTGGCGAAAAACGCCAAGGGCTTGCCCAAGATGCAGGCCAGCGACAGCCGCCTGCTGATCATCGGCCACCTGGCCCAGGCCCTGCCTGCTCGCGAGGCCGGTGCGGAAGTCAGCCTGGCGATTGCCGGTGTCGCGGCCGACAGCCTCAGCTCGATGATCCCCGGCCTGCTCGGCGCCGGCCAGACCCAAAGCATGCTGAACGGGCAGCGCCAGCGCTTGATGGACCAGATCGGCAGCGACCTGAGCAACACGTTGCTGTACGTCTATCGCGACCTGTCGGATGAGGAACTGGAAGAGTTCGCCACGTTTGCCGAGTCGGCTGAAGGCAAGGCCTATTACCAGGCGGCGCTGGCGGCGATTCGGGCGGGGTTGGCGGTGGGGCAAAGCACTTCGAATCTGACCCAGTGATTCTTGGCGATAGTTAGATCGCTATCGCTAGCAGGCTAGCTCCCACAGGGGGCCGGCGTACACAGATACATTGTGGGAGCCAGCCTGCTGGCGATGAGGGCCTTTCTGTCACTACAGATTCCGGCCCTTGAACCGCTTGGTCAAAAACCCGAAATACTCCCCGCGCAACACCAGCGTTTCATTGGCCAGATGATGCCGTGCCTCGGGCAACATCAGCACCTGAGGCCGGTCGAACTTGGCACGCAGCACCTCAAGGTTATGCTCCCAATCCACCGTCATATCCGCTTGCCCCTGCACAATCAATGGTCGCCTGGTACTTGCCGGCGCGGCTTCGACACGCTTGATCCAGCGCGCCAACGCCCCGACCCATGCCGTCGGGAGTCGCAGCGGCTGCAGCGGATCGGCTTGCAGGAACGGCAAGAACTCCGGGTCGTTGGAGTTCTCGCTGAAGCGTCGGGCAATGGCTTTGACGAAAGGCCTGAGCAGGTAATAGCTCAGTTGCGACCAGCCCCACGCCCGTGGCCGCACCAGCGGCGCCAACAGGATCACCTGCCCCTGGGCCGGACTGCCCGCCCCCGCATTGAGCACATGATCGATCACGATTGCGCCGCCCGTGCTTTGCCCGCACAGATGCCACGGATGCGGCAAATCGAGGGACAACGCCTCGGCAAACAAGCCCTGCAGGGTGTCCTGATACTCGGCGAAGTCCTTGATGCTCGCCCGTTCGCCACTGGAAAGCCCATGGCCCGGCAAGTCGCAGGCAATCACGGCGAAGCCCTGCTCCAGCGCCCACTCGATCACATGCCGGTAGAGACCGGTATGGTCGTAGAAACCGTGAAAGACGAACAGCGTCGCCTTCACCTGCTCCGGCCACCACACCTGGCTGACCACCTCGTAACCATCGACCTGGAAACAACCCAAGGCGCTGCGTACATTGCGCGTCGAGAAGTCCAGCCCATAAAACCGTTGATAAGCCAAGGCCTCCGCTGACAACGGCTGCCCTTGCGCCAGCGGCCGCAGGCTGGCACGCAGATGATCGGGATCGAAGGTCACTGACATGGGCATTCCAGAGCGCGAAACGGACTTTATAGACCTGCGATATTCATCTGTCGCGGCAAGCATGGCAAGCTAGCCGCCCCACAAGGAGTGACCCCATGCGCTCGCCCTATCGCGCCACCCTGATCGCCAGCCTGCTTGCCCTCGTGTGCGCCGGGGTGCTGTGGGCCGCCTACGACTGGTTTCAGGGACGCTACCTGCGGGCCTTCAGCGAGCACACGGCGATGTTCTCCGGTGATCCACTGCGCCTGCCCGACAACCTTGCCGGCCCCGGTGCCATCCGCCTCGTGCATTTCTGGGACCCGGCCTGCCCGTGCAATGTCGGCAATCAACAACACCTGACCGAACTGGTCGAGCGCTATGTCCCGCACGGCGTGGAATTTTATGCGGTGCAAAAGCCCGGTAGCCACGGCCAACTGCCCGCCACCCTCGGCAGCCTGAAAGCCATCGACGTCCTGCCCGGCTCCGAGCAGATTCCCGCCAGCCCCGCCGTGGCGATCTGGGACCGCAACGGCAGGCTGGCCTATTTCGGGCCCTACAGCGAAGGCCTGACCTGCAATTCCAGCAACAGCTTTATCGAACCGATCCTGCAAGCGCTGAACGAAGGTCGCGACGTGAGTGCCACGCACACACTGGCCGTGGGGTGTTACTGCCCGTGGCCTGTCGTCCCGACGAGGTAACCCCGACAGCAAACGAGAATCCCTCCTACGGGCGATGGGCCAAGGCGGCTTGTCGTGTTAAACAGTCTCGCCAGGGAATTGCTGTCACCAATAACAATAAGGAGTCACCATGAAACGTAGCCTGACCGCACTCGGTTTGCTGATCGTCGCGCTCGCCGCCGGTGCCGGTTGGTACGTCTACAGCAAGCAACCGTCACGCCAGGGCATGGTGGAACTGCAGCAGCTGCAAGGTTCGGTCACCGTGCGCTATGACGAGCGCGGCATCCCGCACATCCGTGCCGACAACGAAATCGACCTTTATCGCGCCCTCGGCTATGTCCATGCCCAGGATCGGTTGTTCCAGATGGAGGTCTTGCGCCGCCTCGCCCGTGGCGAACTGGCCGAGGTGCTTGGGCCGAAGCTGCTCGACACCGACAAGTTGATGCGCAGCCTGCGCATTCGCGAACGTGCCGAAACCTACCTGGCGAACATGGACAAGCAATCGCCTGCCTTCCTGGCCCTGCAGGCGTACCTGGACGGCATCAACCAGTACCAGGACAGTCACGCCAAACCCGTAGAGTTCGATGTGCTGGGCATTGCCAAGCGCCCGTTCACTGCGCAGGACACCATCAGCATCGCCGGCTACATGGCCTACAGTTTTGCCGCGGCGTTTCGCACCGAACCGCTGCTGACCTACGTGCGTGATCAATTGGGCGCCGACTATCTGAGCGTCTTCGATCTCGACTGGCAGGCCAAGGGCGTGATGGCGTCCCGACACAGCACGGCCCCGTCGCCCCTCGCCAGCGCCGACTGGAAAGACCTCAACGCCCTCGCCCGCCTGAGCGAACAGGCCCTGGCCGACAACGGTTTGCCGCAGTTCGAGGGCAGCAACGCCTGGGCGGTTGCCGGCAATCGCACCAAAAGCGGCAAGCCGCTGCTGGCTGGTGACCCGCACATCCGCTTTTCCGCGCCGTCGGTGTGGTACGAAGCGCAGCTGTCGGCGCCAGGCTTCGAGCTCTATGGCCATTACCAGGCCCTGATGCCGTTCGCTTCGCTGGGCATGAACCGGGACTTCGGCTGGAGCATCACCATGTTCCAGAACGACGACCTCGACCTGATTGCCGAAAAGGTCAACCCGGACAATCCGAATCAGGTCTGGTATCGCGGCAAATGGGTGGACATGGTCAGCAGCGAACAACAGATCGCGGTCAAGGGCCAGGCCCCGGTCACTTTGACATTGCGCCAGTCACCCCATGGTCCGATCGTCAACGATGCGCTGGGCAACAGCGTCGGCAAGACGCCGATCGCCATGTGGTGGGGTTTTCTCGAAAGCCAGAACCCGATCATCGATGGCTTCTACCAGCTCAACCGCGCCGATACCCTGGCCAAGGCCCGTAGCGCTGCCGCCAAGGTCCAGGCTCCCGGCCTGAACATCGTCTGGGCCAATGCCAAGGGCGACATCGGCTGGTGGGCTGCGGCGCAATTGCCCAAGCGCCCTGCCGGGGTGCGCCCGTGGTTTATCCTCGACGGCAGCACCAGCGATGCCGACAAGGACGGCTTCTACCCGTTCAGCGCCAACCCGCAGGAAGAAAACCCGGCACGGGGCTACATCGTTTCGGCCAACTTCCAGCCGCTGTCGCCGACGGGGATGGAGATCCCCGGTTATTACAACCTCGCCGATCGCGGCCAGCAGCTCAATCGGCAGCTCAGCGACAAGAACGTCAAATGGGATCTGGAAAACAGCCAGCAACTGCAACTGGGCACCACCACCGCCTACGGCCCGCGACTGTTGGCACCCCTGCTGCCGACCCTGCGCGAAGTGGTCAGCGACCCTGCGCAGTTCAAGCTGGTGGAGCAATTGGCCCAGTGGAAAGGCGACTACCCGCTGGATTCCACCAGCGCCACGCTGTTCAACCAGTTCCTGTTCAACCTGGCTGACGCGGCGATGCACGACGACCTGGGCAATGACTTCTTTGAAACGCTGCTCTCGACCCGGGTGGTCGATGCCGCACTGCCGCGCCTGGCGGCGACGCCGGATTCACCGTGGTGGGACAACCGCAATACCCTCGGCAAGGAAACCCGCGCCGACACCGTCAAGGTCGCGTGGCTGGCCAGCATCGCCCACCTCAAGGCCACGCTGGGTGCCGATTTCTCGCAATGGCAATGGGGCAAGGCGCACACGCTGACCCATGGCCACCCACTGGGGCAGCAAAAGCCGCTGGACCGGATCTTCAATGTCGGCCCGTTCGCGGCCCCCGGTACCCATGAAGTGCCGAACAACCTGTCGGCCAAGATCGGCCCGGCACCCTGGCCGGTGACGTACGGGCCATCGACCCGACGCCTGATCGACTTCGCCGACCCGGCCCACAGTTTGACGGTCAACCCGGTTGGCCAGAGTGGTGTGCCGTTCGACAGGCACTTTGATGATCAGGCTGAGGCGTATATCGAGGGGGTTTATTTCCAGGCGCATCTCAATGATGAAGAGGTGACGGCGAATACGAAGAGTACGTTGAAGCTGTTGCCGGCGCGGACAGCTCAGTAAATTTGTTTTGGCTGGACTGGCCTCATCGCCAGCAGGCTGGCTCCCACAGTGGCCCTGTGCACGCAGATCCATTGTGGGAGCCAGCCTGCTGGCGATGAGATCCTCAAGAACAACACAAATTCATGACTCAAACCATCGCAGCAAAGTTCTGCCGAAACTGCTGTGGCGTCACCCCCAGCCTGCGGTTGAACACGCTGCGCATGTGCTGGGCATCGCGGAACCCGCACTGGTAGGCCACGGTCTTGAGCGGGGCGGCGGTGCTTTCCAGCATCACCCGCGCCGCATCCACTCGCGCGCGCTCGACAAACTCGGCCGGGGTGACTTTCGCTTCCTTGGCAAATACCCGGGAAAAGTTGCGTGCACTCATGTTGGCCGCGTTGGCCAGGTCGGCGATGCTCAGGTCACCCGTCAGGTTCGCCAGCACGTAATGCTGGACCATCGCCACGGCGGAGGTCGGCTGCGCGTGGGGCGTGAGAAACGGGCTGAACTGTGACTGCCCGCCCGAACGCTGGGTGAACACCACCAGGCGTTTTGCCACGCTCAGGGCCACGTCTGGCCCGTGATCGCGCCCCAGCAGATACAGCGACAGATCGATCCCGGCCGTCACCCCCGCCGAGGTGAAAAGCTCGCCGTCCTGAACGTAAAGCCGATCGGCTTCGACTCGAGTCGTCGGACACAAATCAGCCAACGCCGCGGCATCGCCCCAATGGGTGGTCACCGTGCGCCCTTCCAGCAATCCTGCCTTGGCGAGCATGAACGCGCCGTTGCAGATCGAGCCATAGCGTTGCGCCCGCGCGCAGGCATCGCGCAGCCAGGCATCGAATGCAGCGCCAAACGTCATGAACGGCAATTGCGGCCCCCCGGCCACCAGTAGCAGGTCATAAGACTCCAGCGCTTCGCTGAAATGCCGATGGGCGTTCAGCGCCAAACCGTTGGAACAGGCCATCACGCCGCGCTCAACGCCAATCACTTCCAGGCGATAGTGATCCTCGGGGGCGAGGAAGCGATTGGCTTCGCAAAACACATCCATGGGGCCGGTGACGTCCAGCGACTGGACGCCGGCGAAGACCACGATGGCGACGGTTTTGTGCATGGTCTGAATCATCTCCAGGACTTAAGTCGGCGCCTTGTGGCCAGGTTGGCGCGATATGCATGCT
Proteins encoded in this window:
- a CDS encoding GlxA family transcriptional regulator translates to MHKTVAIVVFAGVQSLDVTGPMDVFCEANRFLAPEDHYRLEVIGVERGVMACSNGLALNAHRHFSEALESYDLLLVAGGPQLPFMTFGAAFDAWLRDACARAQRYGSICNGAFMLAKAGLLEGRTVTTHWGDAAALADLCPTTRVEADRLYVQDGELFTSAGVTAGIDLSLYLLGRDHGPDVALSVAKRLVVFTQRSGGQSQFSPFLTPHAQPTSAVAMVQHYVLANLTGDLSIADLANAANMSARNFSRVFAKEAKVTPAEFVERARVDAARVMLESTAAPLKTVAYQCGFRDAQHMRSVFNRRLGVTPQQFRQNFAAMV